The following coding sequences lie in one Deltaproteobacteria bacterium genomic window:
- a CDS encoding F0F1 ATP synthase subunit epsilon — protein sequence MAEPSKNKLFLEVVTPDRVVVSSEVDEVVLPGIEGEFGVLPGHVPFLTALKVGEMNYRTADQTEHLAVSWGYVEVASNRVMVLAETAERATDIDLNRAQLDKEQAEQIITAGGEDPMYEKAKARLEKAVTRVQVAGRR from the coding sequence ATGGCCGAGCCGAGCAAAAACAAACTGTTTCTCGAGGTGGTCACACCGGACCGGGTTGTTGTATCCTCCGAGGTGGATGAGGTGGTTCTTCCCGGAATTGAGGGCGAGTTCGGGGTTCTGCCGGGGCACGTTCCCTTCCTTACCGCACTGAAGGTTGGGGAGATGAACTATCGGACCGCAGACCAGACGGAACATCTGGCCGTCTCCTGGGGATACGTGGAGGTGGCTTCCAACAGGGTTATGGTCCTGGCCGAGACCGCCGAGAGGGCCACGGATATCGATCTTAATAGAGCCCAACTGGACAAAGAGCAGGCCGAGCAGATTATCACTGCCGGTGGGGAGGATCCCATGTACGAGAAGGCCAAGGCTCGTCTGGAAAAAGCGGTAACCAGGGTTCAGGTAGCGGGCAGAAGATGA
- a CDS encoding biotin transporter BioY, with amino-acid sequence MKSRTKDIVLVALTVALTSAGAYLRIPIGPVPITLQTFFVLLSGAVLGPLLGATAMFAYLVLGLAGLPVFTSGGGPQYILSPTFGFLLSFPLASAVVGLVLRGEGPKVHRRRIGAAMFLGTFLIYLVGVPYLGLNLKWIQHKEVGTRAVIMMGMIPFLPGDLLKILFGTWVVPPILRVIKDLRP; translated from the coding sequence TTGAAGTCGAGAACGAAAGATATCGTCCTTGTAGCCCTGACGGTGGCACTGACCTCGGCCGGGGCGTACCTTCGCATCCCCATAGGTCCGGTGCCCATTACTCTTCAGACCTTTTTCGTCCTTCTTTCAGGCGCGGTCCTCGGCCCTTTGCTGGGGGCAACGGCCATGTTCGCCTATTTAGTTCTCGGGCTGGCCGGCCTTCCCGTCTTCACCTCAGGGGGAGGCCCCCAATACATTCTCTCGCCCACCTTCGGATTCCTCCTGTCGTTTCCATTGGCATCGGCCGTCGTGGGGCTCGTTCTCAGGGGCGAAGGTCCAAAAGTCCATCGGCGCAGGATTGGAGCGGCCATGTTTCTCGGGACCTTTTTGATCTACCTCGTGGGGGTGCCTTATCTGGGCCTTAACCTGAAGTGGATCCAACATAAGGAGGTGGGCACCAGGGCCGTTATAATGATGGGTATGATCCCGTTTCTCCCCGGGGACCTTCTCAAGATCCTCTTTGGGACTTGGGTGGTTCCACCAATCCTGAGGGTTATAAAGGACCTGCGCCCCTGA
- the atpD gene encoding F0F1 ATP synthase subunit beta encodes MPQDKEVQSVKNIGTITQIIGPVVDIEFHPGKLPAIYNAVRIQREDGGQKTSLITEVAAHLGNNVVRTVAMGATDGLVRGMEAEDTGGPITVPVGRGTLGRIMNVIGEPVDEMGPIESDIRYSIHREAPSLEDQSTENEILETGIKVVDLLEPYPKGGKIGLFGGAGVGKTVIIMELIHNIAIEHGGFSVFSGVGERTREGNDLWLEMKESKVLDKAILVYGQMNEPPGARLRVGLSGLTAAEYFRDEEGQDVLLFVDNIFRFTQAGSEVSALLGRIPSAVGYQPTLATEMGELQERITSTKKGSITSVQAIYVPADDLTDPAPATAFSHLDATTVLSRQIVELGIYPAVDPLDSTSRVLDPRIVGEEHYQVAQDVQLILQKYKDLQDIIAILGMDELSEDDKVIVSRARKIQRFLSQPFFVAEQFTGTPGKYVKLEDTIRGFKEIVAGQHDDLPEQAFYMVGTIEEAREQGQKMAESA; translated from the coding sequence ATGCCTCAGGATAAGGAGGTACAGTCTGTGAAGAACATCGGCACTATTACCCAGATAATCGGCCCCGTGGTGGACATAGAGTTTCACCCGGGCAAACTCCCGGCCATCTATAACGCCGTTCGAATTCAGAGAGAAGACGGGGGACAGAAGACCAGCCTGATCACCGAGGTCGCCGCTCATCTTGGAAACAACGTTGTGAGAACCGTGGCCATGGGTGCCACCGACGGCCTCGTTCGCGGCATGGAGGCCGAGGATACAGGCGGTCCTATCACCGTTCCCGTGGGGCGTGGTACCCTTGGAAGGATCATGAATGTAATCGGCGAGCCGGTGGACGAGATGGGACCCATCGAGAGCGATATCCGGTATTCGATCCATCGGGAGGCCCCTTCACTTGAGGATCAGAGCACGGAAAATGAGATCCTTGAGACGGGGATCAAGGTCGTCGATCTCCTGGAGCCCTATCCCAAGGGCGGAAAGATCGGGCTGTTCGGAGGCGCCGGCGTTGGGAAGACGGTTATCATCATGGAGCTTATTCACAACATCGCCATCGAGCACGGTGGATTCTCCGTCTTTTCCGGTGTGGGAGAGCGAACCCGTGAGGGAAACGATCTCTGGCTTGAGATGAAGGAATCGAAGGTTCTGGATAAGGCCATCCTGGTCTACGGACAGATGAACGAACCTCCAGGGGCCCGTCTGAGGGTCGGTCTTTCAGGTCTGACCGCCGCTGAGTACTTCCGGGACGAGGAAGGGCAGGACGTGCTGCTCTTCGTGGACAACATCTTCCGCTTTACCCAGGCCGGGTCCGAGGTTTCCGCTCTTCTGGGGCGAATCCCAAGCGCGGTGGGCTACCAGCCGACCCTGGCCACCGAGATGGGCGAACTTCAGGAACGCATCACATCCACCAAGAAAGGTTCCATTACCTCGGTGCAGGCCATATATGTTCCCGCCGACGACCTTACCGATCCGGCTCCGGCCACGGCCTTCAGCCACCTTGATGCCACTACGGTCCTTTCAAGACAGATCGTGGAACTGGGCATCTATCCTGCTGTGGATCCCCTCGATTCCACCTCCAGGGTCCTTGATCCCAGGATCGTTGGTGAGGAGCACTACCAGGTGGCGCAGGACGTCCAGTTGATCCTGCAGAAATATAAGGACCTCCAGGATATCATAGCCATTCTGGGCATGGACGAACTTTCAGAGGATGACAAAGTGATTGTCTCCCGGGCAAGAAAGATACAGAGGTTTCTCTCTCAACCGTTCTTCGTGGCCGAGCAGTTTACCGGAACCCCCGGGAAATACGTCAAATTGGAGGATACCATCAGGGGATTCAAGGAGATTGTCGCCGGACAGCATGACGACCTTCCCGAGCAGGCATTCTACATGGTTGGCACCATTGAAGAGGCCAGAGAACAGGGCCAGAAAATGGCCGAGTCCGCCTGA
- a CDS encoding dephospho-CoA kinase yields MIVIAITGGLGSGKSTVRRLFEEMGAVGVDADEIARRAVEPGTEGAKRIRAAFGPSFFDGEEHLKRETMASLVFSDQTARKKLESILHPLIRAEEARIIQDLFRKCPDAVVAMEIPLLAEGKGRAGYRAILAVTAPEELKLDRLVSSGRYSRADALARMRNQATDDERIRLADFIVDNGGSIEETRKQVAVIMDALLPQDKARQ; encoded by the coding sequence ATGATCGTTATTGCAATTACCGGCGGACTCGGGTCAGGCAAGTCCACTGTGCGGCGGCTTTTTGAGGAGATGGGCGCCGTAGGGGTTGACGCAGATGAAATCGCCCGCCGGGCCGTCGAACCCGGAACGGAAGGGGCGAAAAGAATCAGAGCCGCCTTCGGCCCCTCTTTTTTTGACGGGGAAGAACACCTGAAACGCGAAACAATGGCCTCCCTTGTCTTCTCCGATCAGACTGCAAGGAAAAAGCTGGAAAGCATCCTCCATCCCCTTATCCGGGCGGAGGAGGCCCGTATTATCCAGGATCTCTTCCGGAAGTGTCCGGACGCCGTCGTTGCCATGGAAATCCCCCTTCTCGCGGAAGGGAAAGGCCGGGCCGGCTACAGGGCTATCCTCGCAGTCACCGCCCCGGAAGAGCTAAAACTAGACAGGCTTGTTTCCTCAGGAAGGTATTCAAGGGCCGATGCCCTGGCCAGGATGCGTAATCAGGCGACGGATGATGAGCGGATCCGGCTGGCGGACTTCATCGTGGACAATGGCGGGAGTATCGAGGAAACAAGAAAGCAGGTCGCCGTCATTATGGATGCCCTTCTGCCGCAGGATAAAGCCCGGCAATAG